TGGACTCACGACACTGTCGGCAATCAAGATCATCGCTAAAAAATTCACCCCAAGTAACATAGCTAAATTTATGAGAGGTGAATGGAAATTGAGGGAACTCCACCCACTTGCTAACATGTCGTGGGGTACAGCACCCATGAATGATAATTGCAATAACATATAAACAAACATCACAATTACAATGGAAAGAACGATTGATAGAGGTATATTCCGTTTTGGATTCTCTATTTCGCTGGCAAAAGCCACTGCCAACTGAAACCCATTGTAAGAATAGATTAACCCCGCTGAAATGATTGCGGTAATTGCTGAACCCACGCCATATTGGGTATTTGTAGCCAAGCTAAAATTGCTAGTATCAAAACGCATGATCAAGAAAATAACAATTGTAAAAATGGGACTAAGAATCTTAATTACGGTGACTGTATTATTAATTTTGGCTAACAACTTAATACCAAAATAATTAATAAATAAATAAATGACTAAGATACTTAAAGCAAATAATTTACCATAAAATGTTAGGACGTTATCTGCGATTAGAACATCACTTTTAATTGCAGCGGCTAAATATTGTGTCGTTGCTTGAGCCTCGGTACCAATAGTAACCATTAAGCCAAACCAGTTAGCAAAGGCAAACGGCATACCAAAAATACCATTATGAGATAATGCACTAGAGCGAGCTGTTGCTCCACGCACAGGATAGATGGATGCAACTTGCGCGAGGCATAATCCTACAGCCATTACTAATAAGGCGGCCAGAACCCATGCAAGGAAGGCATAATTTCCGGCAATTTTAGCATTTAATTGAGCGCTAAAGAGCCATCCAGAACCAACCATAGCGGTAGCAGACAATGCTGTTGCGCTAAATAATGAAATTTTGGCATGCTTACAACTTGAACCCATAATCAATTACCTTAGAAAGATACACATTTTAGAATAAGTGAAAACAAAATATCAATTTTGCATATTTTTCAGTCAGCGTCAATACTTCCCCTATAAAATGTCCTTAAAAAGTCATAGGAAAACCAATCTTTCCAAAAATAGAAAGGATTCTGCGTATTTATTGAAAAAATAAGTCCATGTTTTTATTATATTTATTTATAAAATATAAGAAGTGGCAATTTATTGTTCTCTTAAGTGAAATTCGAAACAAAAACCCCATAAGTGCTCCCTTTTTGATTGAAATCCCCACAATCAGAACCATGCAATGGTGGCATCCTGCGTTGTGGGGTAATGGGGAGCATCTTTTGTTATCTCGAAAGATGTTAAGTATTTTTATTGCAAAATAATTCGTATGATACATAAAAACCTGTTCTACAATTTAGAATACAGCATAATTTGCGAGAATAGACGGAGTTTATAAACCACTATCAAGTTAATTAATTCATTCCATTGGGGCTAAGGATGAAAACAACACGATTAGAGGCATTTAGCGACGGTGTACTCGCGATCATCATTACCATTATGGTATTAGAAATCAAAATTCCGCACGGCGATGACTTCGTGAGTCTAACCCCACTTGGCCCCATTTTCCTAAGCTACGTACTCAGTTTTATTTATATTGGTATTTATTGGAATAACCATCACCATTTATTCACCGCTGCCCGGAGTATTTCAGGGAAAGTGCTTTGGGCAAATTTGAATCTTTTGTTTTGGATTTCACTATTTCCTTTTGCAACCGGATGGATGGGAGAAAACCCTTTTAATGCGACACCAACTTCAGTTTATGGAATAGTTCTATTAATGGCAGCTATTTCCTATTCGATACTCGTCCATGTACTTATCTCACATGAAGGCGCAGAATCGCTAGTGGCAACAGCAATTGGAAAAGATTATAAGGGAAATATTTCCATAGCCTTGTATGCTTTTGCCATTCCTTTTGCTTATATTTCTACATGGATTTCCCAAATTTTGTATGTAATTGTTGCCATAATTTGGTTCATTCCTGACAAACGCATTGAAAATAAGATAGAGAGATAATTCGGTGTAAAAACCGAATTATCTCAGAGAAATCACACTATTCTGCAGGTTTTGTTTGCAGTTCACAGGTGATTTTAGTGCAGTCACGACAATGCTTCATCGCAAAATCAAATGCGGAAGTTCCAGCGGCCGCAGTATTGGCCATTTTTTGATCTGCTTGTTCATCAGGCGAGCCTGATGTTGCGCTACTGGCATTGGTTGTACATATCCACATACTTGCATTCACGGTTGTTTTCTTAGTAGTGGTTACCGTAGTGTCAGCAGCCATTACATAATTTGATAATCCAAACATACTACCTAAAATGATGACTTTTAATATTCCCTTCATGATATGCTCCTTGTTTTATGCTCATTAAATTTACAGCTAGACTAATTATAGTAGTTTTTCTAGTATTGCAATAAAAGGTTTACCCTTAAATTCTTAATTTATTATCATTCATCCTGATCTAAATTCGGTAGTGAAAATCCGGAATATTAATAATCCGGATCTGGATCTGATGCTAATTACTCTATAAGCCCGAACTACCGCCATAATGATCAAAAAATAACTTAATCGAGATCAATTAAGAATTCGTTAAGATTGCTCCGGTATAATTTAAAACCTTTTAGATCAAATCAGTATCAGGTGAAGAATGTTCCAAAAACAGGATCCGATAAAAGGCTTTACACTTAAATATACCGGCACACGGTTTAAATATGATGATACTTCTATTCATGGAATGGAGGCATTAAGAAAGAATTTTTCCGAAATGGGGGCATTAGCCATTCGATTACAGTTAAGTTTGGCTCAGTTTGCTGCTTTAATTGAGCCCGTCTGTGAAAAGGACTATCAAGAAAACTCCACTGAGCATACTGCCGAAGGGAAAAATGAACTTGATTTATTTGGTCTTTCTAAAGCAATCTCACCAGTCTCCCAAGCGACGAAATTTTTAGAACAATCTAGTCATTATATTGTAGGGAAAGGAAAAATATTAAATGAGCGAAGTCAGCCA
The DNA window shown above is from Legionella sp. PC997 and carries:
- a CDS encoding APC family permease codes for the protein MGSSCKHAKISLFSATALSATAMVGSGWLFSAQLNAKIAGNYAFLAWVLAALLVMAVGLCLAQVASIYPVRGATARSSALSHNGIFGMPFAFANWFGLMVTIGTEAQATTQYLAAAIKSDVLIADNVLTFYGKLFALSILVIYLFINYFGIKLLAKINNTVTVIKILSPIFTIVIFLIMRFDTSNFSLATNTQYGVGSAITAIISAGLIYSYNGFQLAVAFASEIENPKRNIPLSIVLSIVIVMFVYMLLQLSFMGAVPHDMLASGWSSLNFHSPLINLAMLLGVNFLAMILIADSVVSPSGTGYSYLGGASRMFYAMAKEGQMPKKTIGKLHPEYNLCRRSLLINFTLTAIFLWNSDSWASLMVIVTGYHLIGYMAAPISMGAIKPNTRLFGLIIFCILGVMMSTLPASDFLKMNLSISILMVIYGSIQIARRMKVTTLLVLSTPFLTYLWLIYFYQNIYYISLMSALFYALITHKEYVKLCKNTQFISDDAADIAVNVDQAQRA
- a CDS encoding TMEM175 family protein, with the translated sequence MKTTRLEAFSDGVLAIIITIMVLEIKIPHGDDFVSLTPLGPIFLSYVLSFIYIGIYWNNHHHLFTAARSISGKVLWANLNLLFWISLFPFATGWMGENPFNATPTSVYGIVLLMAAISYSILVHVLISHEGAESLVATAIGKDYKGNISIALYAFAIPFAYISTWISQILYVIVAIIWFIPDKRIENKIER